From one Mixophyes fleayi isolate aMixFle1 unplaced genomic scaffold, aMixFle1.hap1 Scaffold_926, whole genome shotgun sequence genomic stretch:
- the LOC142136034 gene encoding uncharacterized protein LOC142136034 gives YKLYNLWCCHAFYLLPAEDSNWYRASVVKHIADDSVLVGYLDFGNAEALNISRLRHIDADMLSIPFQAAQCCLAGVKPPSGTWTSEASQALGVLTMNKIITAAVVSESSGILTMDLIDESITPNIFVSKHLIEAGLAVPDTSGSKSPSKTQASLPGDSSVQLKWAELPLGQVTEVVVCMLRNPGEFFCHICNQTDLNLLDELNTALGKYCKDHTSEDYRPVREEVCAAFYTGDGNWYRGQVKDFAPDGVTKFLFLDYGNLENVPVEKLCKIPPSFLELPFQAMCCSLAGVKPPGDQWDKQAAETFQKSVVGIKLKAKAVGHTKHGYSVELVACETANVITDVLLAEGAAVRDDGKVGKTAMGTGLSPVQERANMVNDSLKSHRDLLITRDIKMPPLTQRESHSTPCTSPADSTKSSLSFQRELLSTNCRPSAPTELRPPDAISLSPKDFNSGNATPSVYRELNSTNSTPSAQSALRSPISTLSMTESLFASPPMPRENPACSPTTLRPKDLRSANSTPPARNELRSPNYSPSLPKEPFSTKCSPPVSRQLGSTSSTPPAQSALRPPISTLSTTESLFASPPMPRENPACSPTTLRPRDLRSANSTPPARNELRSPNYSPSLPKEPFSTKCSPPVSRQLGSTSSTPPAQSALRPPISTLSTTESLFASPPMPRENPACSPTTLRPRDLRSANSTPPARNELRSPNYSPSLPKEPFSTKCSPPASRQLGSTNSTPSAERDLYSSANKQRPPVLQETLSCNNSANRRSPVIQDTSGKILLLMLQCKKLIAYLYHVIKSPTGRVCIARRWESVDLPLNEALPACVLNVISPDLFYVFPKENRVNVGRLQQVMMDIFTHCSAETEQHSYKPLVGDACCAKFT, from the exons tataaattatataatttgtgGTGTTGCCACGCTTTTTATTTGTTGCCTGCAGAAGACAGCAATTGGTACAGGGCCAGCGTTGTCAAGCATATAGCAGATGATTCCGTGCTGGTTGGATACCTAGACTTCGGGAATGCAGAAGCTCTGAATATATCCAGACTGCGCCACATTGACGCTGATATGTTGTCGATCCCTTTCCAAGCTGCTCAGTGTTGTTTGGCAG GTGTGAAACCTCCATCGGGGACATGGACCTCCGAAGCCTCACAAGCACTGGGGGTACTTACTATGAATAAGATCATTACTGCTGCTGTGGTGTCTGAGTCCAGCGGGATTTTGACGATGGATTTAATTGATGAATCTATTACACCAAATATTTTTGTCTCTAAACATCTAATCGAGGCTGGGTTGGCGGTACCAGACACCTCGGGCTCTAAATCTCCAAGCAAGACACAGGCCAGTCTGCCTGGGGACTCTTCTGTACAACTGAAGTGGGCAGAGCTTCCACTCGGACAAGTAACTGAAGTAGTAGTGTGTATGCTGCGGAACCCTGGAGAATTCTTCTGCCACATCTGTAACCAGACAG ATTTAAATTTGCTGGATGAATTGAACACAGCGCTGGGCAAATACTGCAAGGATCATACATCGGAAGATTATAGGCCAGTGAGAGAAGAGGTGTGTGCCGCATTCTACACAG GTGATGGGAATTGGTACAGAGGACAGGTAAAAGATTTTGCCCCTGATGGTGTCACAAAGTTCTTGTTTTTGGATTATGGTAACCTggaaaatgtgccagtggagaaacTCTGTAAAATACCCCCCAGCTTCCTGGAACTCCCTTTCCAAGCCATGTGCTGCAGCTTAGCTG GGGTGAAGCCTCCTGGAGACCAGTGGGATAAACAAGCAGCTGAAACATTTCAGAAGTCTGTTGTGGGAATAAAGCTAAAGGCAAAAGCTGTTGGCCACACGAAGCATGGATACTCTGTGGAGCTGGTAGCCTGTGAGACGGCTAATGTTATCACTGATGTGCTGCTTGCTGAGGGAGCTGCTGTGCGAGATGATGGCAAGGTTGGCAAAACCGCAATGGGGACTGGTCTGTCGCCAGTACAGGAGAGGGCCAATATGGTTAACGACTCCCTCAAGTCTCACAGAGATCTCTTAATAACCAGAGATATAAAAATGCCTCCTCTAACTCAGAGAGAGTCTCACTCCACTCCCTGTACCTCACCAGCTGACTCCACTAAATCTTCACTTTCTTTTCAAAGAGAATTGCTTTCTACTAATTGTAGACCATCAGCTCCCACAGAATTGCGTCCCCCTGATGCTATCTCGTTATCTCCTAAAGATTTCAACTCTGGTAATGCTACACCATCGGTTTATAGAGAATTGAATTCCACTAACTCAACCCCATCAGCTCAAAGTGCTTTACGCTCCCCTATCTCTACCTTATCAATGACAGAATCTCTCTTTGCATCTCCACCGATGCCTAGAGAGAATCCAGCTTGTAGCCCTACCACATTGCGTCCTAAAGATTTGCGTTCCGCTAACTCAACTCCACCAGCTCGGAATGAACTGCGCTCCCCAAACTATTCTCCATCACTTCCCAAAGAACCATTCTCCACTAAGTGTAGTCCACCAGTTTCTAGACAATTGGGGTCCACTAGTTCTACCCCACCTGCTCAAAGTGCTTTACGCCCCCCTATCTCTACCTTATCGACGACAGAATCTCTCTTTGCATCTCCACCGATGCCTAGAGAGAATCCAGCTTGTAGCCCTACCACATTGCGTCCTAGAGATTTGCGTTCCGCTAACTCAACTCCACCAGCTCGGAATGAACTGCGCTCCCCAAACTATTCTCCATCGCTTCCCAAAGAACCATTCTCCACTAAGTGTAGTCCACCAGTTTCTAGACAATTGGGGTCCACTAGTTCTACCCCACCTGCTCAAAGTGCTTTACGCCCCCCTATCTCTACCTTATCGACAACAGAATCTCTCTTTGCATCTCCACCGATGCCTAGAGAGAATCCAGCTTGTAGCCCTACCACATTGCGTCCTAGAGATTTGCGTTCCGCTAACTCAACTCCACCAGCTCGGAATGAACTGCGCTCCCCAAACTATTCTCCATCGCTTCCCAAAGAACCATTCTCCACTAAGTGTAGTCCACCAGCTTCTAGACAATTGGGGTCCACTAATTCTACCCCATCAGCCGAAAGAGATTTGTACTCTTCTGCAAACAAACAACGACCTCCAGTACTTCAAGAGACGCTCAGCTGTAATAATTCTGCCAACAGACGATCTCCAGTCATCCAGGACACATCAGGTAAGATATTGCTGTTAATGCTGCAATGTAAGAAGCTTATTGCATATTTATACCATGTTATTAAATCACCCACAGGga